CTTTTCCGGGCGATCTCTACCCctcgcgcgtgtgtgtgtgtgtgtttgtgtgcgaggGGTGGCAAAAGCCTGGCTGGAGCAAGTACGGAAATGGAACGGTAAATACGCGATAGAAGGTAAGGCGAGAGGGGGGGTGAGGAGGGGCAATCTACACAACAGAGAGATAAGGTTTTTATCACGACCAAATTAAGAGTTTGCGCAGACAGCCTCTTGGCGTTTTGCGTCCGATCGTATAAGCAGCCGCTATGCCAAGCACCCTGGCTCCAGTGAAATAGAGCGAGAAGGAAACCAAACGGAAAAACGAGAGATGAAACGAATGAGCAGTATGAAAcgggagcgagagagaaagaaagcgaGCATCGTTTGGGGAGATCAAAAAGCGCACCAGTGGGCAGACGAGAGCAGGCAATCGGGAGGCATCGAAGGatgctgtgtgcgtgtgaaagGGATGCAATCCATACAATCGAACCGGAAAATGGTCCAGAATGTCAGGCATAATGGGGTGAGGGTGGGAGGCCGGAAGGTTTGATGCATTATTTATCCTtcgcgaaaaataaaatccattGCTAACGTTGAATTCAAAGTTTTCCCGAGCCTCGCGTGTGCGTACACGTTGCCCGCCGTCTctttcacgcacgcacgttGGTGTGTTATGATTGCACTCCCGGTGGAAAATCTCCCCTTTTCTGTTGCTGTCCTTCTttgcagcgaaaaaaaaaggcaacattCGCAATATTCATCAGTAGCGCACTGCTTGTTTCGGGTGGCCACTTTAAGGGTGGTGGATGGAGTGTAGCaccataaacaaacaacacaatatCACTCCCTTAAAGGGAGCAAAACCGTTATCCTTGCAAAAGTGGAAAAGGCAATGCAACTCCCTATGTGTCATTTGACCGGCAGGACTCCCACCATTCCCACCGATCGAGTAcatttgtttcattcatttttgttccattttcgtGTCACATTCCCCCTGCTGCTTGtcccgctgctgctgtttgccaCTGTTTCAACATCGTTAGTAAATCCGAAGGTTGCCACCAGCTCACTGCTTGGCATTCCGCCTATTCCAATCCCCACACTGGGggtggaaagtgaaaatttaattttcccttcATTCACCGTACAGCAACCAACCTTACCGGGAGAATTGAAGCGTTTTGGGGGAATCGCCCCAAAAGTGAGAAGAGGCCGaacgccccccccccccatttggGATTACCGGAAGGTAAAAGGAGGAACGCGTTTGATGctaacaaaggaaaaaaaaacattccgaaTTCCTTGCGGTCGTTCCACACGGCTAACACGTGGAGACCACGGTAGAGATTTTGACGCACTTAACGCGGGCGACGGTACAGCGCAAAACCGAACATTCGAATGCAAATCGAGCAACGCCGTGTGCGGTTTGTGGCAGCAAGGCAGAAAAACACGGTGCAGAAATTCGTTTTCCTTGGCTCTGTTCCGACCTCCTCTCGCACGACTGCCTGCCTACTACTCCCCGTGTGGACAGTATTGTGGAGAACAAGGGCGAAAGTAAACGTTGGTGGCGTTTGTTCCCAGAGGGCTGATGCAGAACCTCAGTGAGCGTTGCAGAAGTTGAGTGACTTACAAAACTAATTCAAATGCGGAAGTTATTCAATCGCAGAATTGAAAACTTCCAAAACTTGATATTTGGTATATCTACTTATATTATAGTTGAGTGTTGTCACCAAGAGTGTAACGCACTGAAACAATGGCGATGAGTCAGCGTAATCGGTTTCAGAATCCAGCGCTGATTGCAATCTAATTGAGGTCTCAGGAATTCACCCCAGATTGCTCAAGGAAGGGCGGATAGATGGGATTTGCGGGACGGGGCACCGTAAGCAGTGGTTAACTGGTGATGCCCTGTTTAGCATAAGGGTGGCTCTGCTCTAACAGGGCGTCGTAATTGAATTGCTTGATGACCTGCGGTGTCAGTAACTGACGAGCCATTGCCCGTGCCTTGCATGCCAAATGGAATTTGTTAgttactgctactactactactactacttcgcATGACATTTCTTCTTTCGTCGTGTTTCGTCAGAAGACGATAAGGCTCGGGATCGATATTTCTGCCACTGACAGGTGTTCCCTACTATAAAATGCCTTTTCGATTAACCAACTTTTTGCCATTTAGatagcgtgttttttttttgctgaagacTTTCTTGTTTCATCTCGTGAAGAGTCGGATAAAGGAGAACAAATTGAAGAGTTAAGTAAGTGTGATGTTGCTGGAGAATGggttttgcataattttacacACACTGCTACAGTTTCTTGGAATCGCATTTTCGCTCCATTCAATGGTGGAAGCTCCCTAGAGGTCTCGCGCTTCGTTCAGAGCGACTAGAGGACATTGATTTTCAGTGCGGTTTCCGTTTGAAATCCATCTTTTATCTTTCATTCCGACATCTCGAGGTCTCTCCTTTCATCACCCCCACTACGCTCGTGAAAACCCTTTCTGGCCATTCTTTGTGAAACGCTCTCCATTGGTTCTTTTCGATCTAGATCGGTCTAGATCAGTGGCCGGCAAACTTTCATTGTGGCTGTTGGTCGAAAATGTTCCGTCCCATACTAACCTTGCTGAAATTGTAGCTAcctttgaaacatttttatgatAACAGTCGCATTAACAGGCTGATGGGACACTTGTATATATATTACGAACTAAGACGACTGTCCAAGATCTCGAAACACCGGTAGACTGCAGTGTGCTATTAGACATCCATTATTTGGAATTAGAATATTGTGACACATGTATTCACATGGCAATAAAACGGACATTGGGGCAGCTTGCTGGTAGCGGCGCAGGTCTTTATAAAATTCCATCCGGTACAATCCTCCGTACTCTGTACTGAATATAGGGAAATATAGTCAAAGCAATCCAGAAATAGCAGGTCTAGACTTCTTGAGGTTGTTATGCTGATAAAGAAGAATCAAATGGAGATTTTAACTCTCATTTCTCATATATGAATGTTGATGAAAGTGTTTTAAAgcgttgtgcttaatgaatctttcgagaagaatcattcatatgaatcttaaAAGAGGAGTAAATCAGGAATTTGAACTCTTACCGTAAAGACCGTCGGATATAGCTCCTTGTAAGTCATAAGTCTTTATTGATTTGAGAGtcgttgaaatagaaattCACCATTCATACAGTTCAAAAATTCATTGAAATTAATGTAGAGACCTAACACTAGCGCCCATACAGCTTGATTTTACAACAATTCTTTAAATAcgcaaataatttatttgataaacaatTTCGAATATAATATACACTTAAAATGTAACTATAAGTAACTAATTTCACGCTGTGGCTTATTGTCTGTGTGTTTCTATGATGTTTGGCTCTTTGGTCCGAGAAGTTTGTCGACCACTGGTCCAGAGACCAGCTATTGCCATCATTATTGTATTACACATATTCATTTATCACCGGCTAGGTCCCTGATATTCGGCCCCATTCCACCCATAGCCCAATTTCTCTTAGCCAGTATGCACAAAATTGTCGCTAACGAGGGCGAATGTTTCACTGATACGTTCACAACGAGGACATTGTACGGACATTTTGAGAAAATTAAACTCCGTTTCGAACATTGCAATTGCAGAACGAGTGAGTGGTGCGGGTTGCTAAACTAAATTTGTGGTTTGATCATTCTTGTCTGGAACGTGCAGGACGTTTGTACGCGTCTTTGATCGTCTGTTCTAGTGGCATCTACCTCCAGCTGCGTgtagcgaaaaaaaactcttcacAAAAGTGTTCTTCATGTGTTGATTACTGATATCGTACTATCCAACTGGTAGACATCATATGCCAATGGGTATTAGTGTTCCTGTGCTCGCAATAGTTGCAACCGTTGGGTTTGCAAGCGCCAAACTACCGCTTGCCGATCAATCCGACGTAAGTGATGCATTTACACAACAAACGCTATATTTCGCTACAATACATTTAATTTACAGACCTGTATCGGCGAATGTGTGCCGTATTATCGTTGCAGTGACAACAAGACCAATACCGACGGTACGGACGTAATTGATATTCGTGTTGGAGATGATTCTGAGTGCTCACACTACTTGTACGTCTGTTGCGATAAAGATTTAGTGGGTGATGAAGCGGTACTCGCCACAGCCAAAGTTACGGACAGTGCTGAATCGGAACCATACCGTCGGAGTTGTGGATTGCGCAACATCAACGGGCTAGACTTCAGCATGATTGGTAATATGAATGGCGAGTCGGAGTACGGTGAGTTCCCGTGGATGCTGGCGCTACTTCGCAACAAATCTTCCGCCGATAGCATCCAAACCGTATACCAGTGCGGTGGTTCTCTCATCGCCCCGAACGTCGCCTTGACCGCGGCCCACTGTGTCTTCAATGTCGCACAGGACGAGCTTTTGGTTCGTGCCGGCGAATGGGATTCACAGACTCGCAATGAATTGTACCCACATCAAGACAGACGCGTGGCTGACGTCATCATACACGAAGCCTTCAACAAGGGTTCGTTGGCGAACGATATGGCTTTGCTGGTTCTGGAGGAACCGTTCCAACTAGCCGAGAACGTACAACCGATCTGTCTTCCGCCGCAGGGAACCACGTTCGATCAAAGCACATGTTTCGCATCCGGCTGGGGCAAGAATGTGTTCGGCAAGAAGGGCAAGTATCAGGTGATTCTGAAGAAGGTGGAGCTTCCGGTAGTACCGCACGCCGACTGCCAGCGGTCACTGCGTACCACGCGACTGGGCAGCAGGTTCGTGCTTCACCAGAGCTTCCTGTGTGCCGGAGGCATTGCCGGCCAGGATACGTGCCGCGGTGACGGTGGTTCTCCGctcgtctgtccgattccagGCGCTCCGGAGCGGTACTATCAGGCCGGTATTGTTGCGTGGGGTATCGGATGCGGTGAACACGGTACACCCGGGGTGTACGGTAATGTGGCCTTCTTTCGCGACTGGATCGATAAGCAGCTGTTGGATTACAGCATTCTTTCAAGGGACTATGTATACATACCATAGGCTATGTATACATACCACATCGCAAGATGCAGGGCATCTAAAATaactgaaataaatttaaaatggtaAAGTTCTTTAACAAACTACGACGAATTAGACTCGGGAGGCTCAGGATATGTTTTACGCGATGGTCATTATTCGGACATGGAGTCCTCTAATCCGCACAAGATCGAGCGCCTTCGTCTGCCTGATAACCCGGTCCTTCTAGTGGTCGGATAAACGCCATCATTCCATCACAGTGAGGGAGCCTGTCACGCcacctctgtccatgtggactatctaaaaggactttatGGGCTTGTTgtctggtgtcattctcaGGCACTCAATCCACTTCCTAGCATTAACTATCCACCTTGTAAGCAGTtgatatattaaaaaaaccatcatggaagaaaaagtgaaCAGCTGGTAATTCCTGATCGCCTAGTATGTTTGCTGGTTTGACTGAAATTACCTgatgaataaaaatacaaaaaaaagattaattacATATCATACGACTTAATTAATGCTACATAAGTTAGCACAACGTTAAAGTAAGATacggtaaaataaaataagtgcTTTTTAGCATTGGTTATTTGGGGCATgaccggt
The Anopheles moucheti chromosome 2, idAnoMoucSN_F20_07, whole genome shotgun sequence genome window above contains:
- the LOC128309352 gene encoding phenoloxidase-activating factor 2-like, with amino-acid sequence MGISVPVLAIVATVGFASAKLPLADQSDTCIGECVPYYRCSDNKTNTDGTDVIDIRVGDDSECSHYLYVCCDKDLVGDEAVLATAKVTDSAESEPYRRSCGLRNINGLDFSMIGNMNGESEYGEFPWMLALLRNKSSADSIQTVYQCGGSLIAPNVALTAAHCVFNVAQDELLVRAGEWDSQTRNELYPHQDRRVADVIIHEAFNKGSLANDMALLVLEEPFQLAENVQPICLPPQGTTFDQSTCFASGWGKNVFGKKGKYQVILKKVELPVVPHADCQRSLRTTRLGSRFVLHQSFLCAGGIAGQDTCRGDGGSPLVCPIPGAPERYYQAGIVAWGIGCGEHGTPGVYGNVAFFRDWIDKQLLDYSILSRDYVYIP